From Clarias gariepinus isolate MV-2021 ecotype Netherlands chromosome 1, CGAR_prim_01v2, whole genome shotgun sequence:
AAAGAATACCTACATCTTGTTTAATTTTGCATACACACCCTAAAATATAAATCAGAATGTTGAGCCAGGTCTCATGCCTTGTTTAAACGGTAAATAGAGAAGATTGGTCAAACTGTTTTGGAGATATCAAGGTTTGAATAGGACCTgacaaaaaatagatttttacattcattttgcACTCTGACGCTGGGCTATATTTCCAGTGTATGAGTCAGACATGCAGCCAGTGGCATTGCTAAACCAAATAGTCCAATGCATCCATGCCCTCAGACACACGCACCCATGAGAAGTGAATTTTCAGGCCTCAGTTACACTGTGGCCTAAAAAGTAAACTGCTTTCACCATTTGgcccagaaaaaaaataaataaaaaattgtgcaCCACATAATTCAAAATTTCTCAAGGAATTGtctctaggtttttttttttttattccttttttatttccaaaatctGTAGTTCATGGTGAAATATATGGAGAAAATTATTCAGGTACCACTGAGTAAAGTTATGACttatgctttaaataaaacaagataaaacTCTACTAGGAAATAGTTGATTATAATAAGTTACCCAGAATATGTCTAACCTGTTACGCCTACCAAGTCCCAGCCTGTCATTTAGAATTAGCATGATTGTAGGTTTCTTTACTTGTAATGACTAGCCAGTTTATGTTTAAGTTTGTTACTGGGAGTGATTGAGAGAGTGACTGAGAGAGAtagggagagaggggggggggggggattaacCACCTTTAGAGAAATGCTTCAATATGCTAACAAATcatattttatacaataaaacatgaaatggaggctgtggtggctcaggtggttgAGACCCTGGGTTGCTTATCAGAGGGTTGGGACTTTGAGACACTGTTGGGCTCTTATGCTCATACAAAATCATTCTGCTGTTAACAATCCCAAAGCCTGGATGAGAAAGGTGGAGGGTTGGGCATTGAATTTACAATCTATTCCTGTAAAATAATATGCTATAATAATGATTGAGTATAaagtatttaaagttttttagtTGCATAAGGATTTCAGGTTAGGGTTTCAGCTGTTCAGTCATGTATAAGGTACAattatctcactcactcacccattgTCTatacctgaagcctatcccagagcacgaggcagggtacactctggacatggtgccagtccaccgcagggcacacacacacacacccacacatgctcatttacacactacgggcaattttggttgcaaagcctaatctgcaagtctttggactgtgggaagaaactggagtacccagaggaaacccaccaagcgctgggagaaaatgcaaactctgTGCCCGCAGACTCATGGCGGGAATCGAAACAGGGGTACAATTATCCACTGTGGCTACAGGAATTAAAATGACTATCTTTTGTTTTCGTTTGGTTGGACGCTTGTTCACGACTATGCAATTTAGTAAAAGGTACttcaataaacataaaaagtaaACCCAAATTTCCCCACTTTGTGTGTGCTTGCTTATTCTAGACTTTGGTGCGACTCTGCAGCTTTTATTGGAGGGATTTAATCAGTCCTCAGAGAGTTTCCTTTTGGATTTTGATGGGAATGCTCAGCGTAAAATTACTcccattaattaataaataagaaggATAGTAAGACCAACAcacgctggtgtgtgtgtgtgtgtgtgtgtgtggagggggttGCGCGCGCGCAGTGATCTACAGCAGCAGCCAgcagaggaaaagagagagagaaagagagagagagagagagaggagggggagAGGAAGGACAAAACCACCGGGGGAGAAGAAAAGAGGAGGGATAGAGGACTGCTTGTTTTCACTTTATGTCGATTTGAATAACGTTAAAGAGGAGGAAAAAGCGTTCAAGAAGAGCGAGTTGATTTGCACTAGTTTTGCATTTACTGTAGAAACAGAtcggaggagagagagagagagaggaagagagagagagagagttctcaGCTCCTAAACCGACACGTGTTGAGCTCGACTTTACTTTCCACAGTTCTTCATCCGGGAgtggtgtgtctgtgtctgactgagtgtgtgtttgcacagacAGACAAGGTTTCATCTTCACGTGGCGGTTTGTACAGCAACACGGCGAGACGAAGCTCCGAGCAGACTCTTCCCCCCCGCTGCTCTTCCTACACGCTATCGGACTATGGCAGCGGTAACCAGCCCGGAGTCGAGCCCTCAGTCCCGGGTCTACTTCCAAACTCCCCCCGGTGCCGAGGAGACCGAGACCCCTGCGCGGAAACAAGGCCGGGTTACGGTTAAATACGACCGGAAAGAGCTGAGGAAGAGACTGAATTTGGAAGAGTGGATCATAGATCAGCTCACAGAGCTGTACGACTGTGAGGTGAGTGAGCGAGTCAGATCCATCCCCTTACCCAGGGTGTCCCATACATCTCCAACGTTTTAGTTCCAATACATTTCCTACATCATCTTCGTGAGCGCACACTCATGATGAACTCGTGTTAACCTCTGTGTAACTTAATGGGACAGGGGATCCGTCTGCCATGACGAGTGATCAATTAATCTGTGATGCCTAAATAAGGACTTCCGGTAGTGTAACGCTTGTGTAGTTTAGTTTGGATACATTGTTGCTAAACAAATCCCATCTGAACCTCATTTACAAGGCAAGACATTCACTGtggtgtactgtgtgtgtgtgtctctttctcttactgtgtgtatgtgttttaaaCAAGCCGTATGGCTTTGTCCCATATTCTATTTCTAACACAGTTATTTAAAGCATTACATGCATAAATCCTTCACCCCCCCCCACAAAATGGGGCAACTATTGTTCACAGACGTCTGCCTCACAGATTAGGGGTTGTTTTCACTTTTTGGGGACTCTATATCACTCAAAGGAGTGAAGTAAAtgcaaacctttttaaagttgtTCACGGACAATGGTTTGTGACTTCCTGAAAGGGGGAGAGGGATTTAACAGAGTTAGATTAGAGGCCCTAAACTGGTTCAGGGAGACAGATCATCTTCTGCTCATTACAACAAAAGAACTCTGCATGTGGCTCATAACCCACTCCCCCTCTCGTCCTCCCTTCCTCACTCTATCTCTCCTCACTGTCCCGGCTGTCTGACACCCCCTCCCCCCTGACTCCACACCACCAGCATGGACGGAAACGTACACgcgcactcacacacttactcattTCTTCCTAAAGTCTCCCTCTGGAGTTACTTTTCAAAGTGGCTTCTCTCTTTGTAAAACTTCCTTTGCTTTGAACAAGGTAACGCACAACTCCTTGAGACCCTGGTGCCTCCCCCATTAGTAATAGCAAACTAACCATACCGCTGTAGCTTTGTGTTGAACCAGTCATTGTGGCACAGCGCCACAGATTACCACATACTAGCCtaataaaaaatgtcataaaccatttttttaatacaaaacataGTAGAAGCCTATACAGTATGCTTACTCTTATTATACCCAAGTATTATACCCTAAGTGTGTAATACACTCCAGTACTAAAAATTTGCCTATTTTCTTTGagcattattttttacaagcaagactattactactactactaatagtatttttatactatttttatgccaaaaaaacaacaacaacctactgtactatatagtgtatatatggGCATAGACTTAACACAGAAGACAGCATActattgtaataaaatgtaacttatactgtgtaaacacacaaaacaccaCAATACTGTAGTTTATAGTAACCTATACAGTATGgtgccttttttttaagaagacaACATacctttataataaataatagtcTATACTGTTTGATCCAAGTTTTAACCACATATCCAGTACTAAGTAAAAGCGTGTCCTGTAGGGGCACAATTGTACACATAACAGCATACTACTGTATTTAAGAGTGACCTGCATGACCTAGTAATAGTAACCTGGTCATTTTGTTCATACAATACATTATACCACTgtaatacacatacacacatgcatactaTGGCACTAATCAGTaacctatacagtatgttcattaTTTTCCTCACAAAACAGCTAATATACTAATGATTACTATATTATGGTGTATATGTGATGCCATGTTATACTAAATAGTAGAGCTGTACGATTTAATTGGGtatgatataaataaatgtctgttGATTGAATTTATTGGATCAGTGACCCAGTTTTTGATTTAGAATTCACACTTTTTTACTATTTTGGTTTACTTTCAAATagctaataaactttaaaactttcaAATTCTGTACTTAATTGCATACTATGTTGCCACTGAGGCTATACCCAAAATTCTATGCTACTGTTTTAAATAGTAGATTGTATAGTCGCTGTAGTTATGTTTAAAATTGCATTCTACCCAACTACCATATACATGCAAACCAATAACCAAAAACTGCCTTCTGCCGAACTGGAGCATGAACTATATAATCACTATGGCATGGCTGCATACTTCTGCACTAAGTAGTATGCCACCATAGCATGTGGTTTTTGTTGTAGCCACAGTGTCTACGCATAAGCATTCTCGTTTtccctttaaatgtttttctttcagtgtgGGTACTGGGCCAGGTGGCAGGAACCAGCACCCAGAGAAGAGGGGGAGGGAAAGTGATCAGATGAATAGGGAGATCTAAAGATAATTGaagagaagaaaggaaaaaggaagAGGGCAATCTGAGCAAGCGTGTTAATATGCAAACACACTTGACAACACGTGTGAGCTTGCTTTGACACATGGTTAATAGTGGCCCAGATTTCCTTCTGTACACAATGGGGCAGGTCAAACACTGTAGTAATGTATGGAGGAAAATCTGATTAAATGCTTACTGTGTTGTTTAGGCAGTGGGTGCATTTGGTTAGAAAAGCAAACAAGTCGGAGTGTACGTGAGCGTGTGCTTTGAAAAAGAGAGGCAGTTCAGATAGGAGTACGAAGAGGTGGAAAAAGCAGATGTCAAGAAATGAGCAGTTGAGCATTGACATAATAACAGCCAAACCATGAGCAAAAGATGGAAAATGACAGCTGTGGTTTTAACTTCTGGCTGAAAGCACAAGCATTGCACATCATTTTTCCTAaggaccacacacacattcacactttgGTTTAAAGCCTGTCACATCGCAATATGAATCATTACAACCCTTTTCCATACACCGATATTGAGCTGTTGGTCTAAATGACATCCCAAAGATGGTTCACTTGTTTACATGTAACAGCATTCATCCATGTTaaggtgacagggttaatctCTCTTgtctattttagattttttgcaCAAATCAGGAAAATCCTTGCCATGGTGAACAAGTGTGGGGTCAGTCAGGCATACACATTTGGAGCAGACATTATTATGCTCATAAGCATCTGTCATATCCACAAGCAAAGCAAGGTTATCACTATGAAgaattttaaacaacacaatgtGTTCCTTTGGCTAATAATTTAAAAGGGCTTAAAGGCTAAAGTAACCATGTTTTATTGTCATTAAAGAGTATTTTAAGGATTAGTGACATgaatttattatattcttaATAATTTACAAAGCCAAACCTGTTACATCATGGATATGCTCAATAAACAATAGCTTTGTGAAAGCACACTTAGCTTAACAACGGCTAAGGAAGTCAGTTAGCTTAGCATGTAGATTCTGGGGTTAAAAGTGTTATCTTCTAATTATTTTGATAACATTGTAAAGTATATAAGCAAATTTAACTCTTACACTGGGCTCCACTATTAATCtttgtaatattatattttaatctcTTATGTTTAGCTTTTCCTGAAGAGAACAGCTATTTCTGAAGTTCTCAGTGCTTTAAAGGCTAGAGTAAAATTACATGAAAGAGATTTTTCTGTGAGACCTGTGAGTCAAGATCCTTATCATTGACTATGCACACTAGTGCAGAGCGATATGACGATATATATCATGGGGACGATAGTTTATTTTTAGTCTATTTTTCTTCTATCGTTTCTATTGTTTCTAACTTAATTTTATCAATTACTAaagaaaatattgcattaaataGGCTATGACAAATGTATGATAAAGTCTTGTCGCTATGCAATGCATACTCTACCCTTTATATAAGTGATGatcaagaataaaaattaactttttcgCAAAGAAACTCCATCTTGTGGTTTTGCGACATGATGCATTATGACATGCTTTACGCTAGTTAACTCGTGAGTGCTTAAAGATGGAGACGCAAGAGGTTGAAGATGAATGCCCGGAGTCGCAACAAACTGAAACTGCTATGCAGGCAGCAGCCCAAGAAGTACTTTACCGAAACGTGGGGGTACATCAGTGATTTGGTTGCATTTTGGCTTCAAGAGCTCTGACACGGAGCTGAAGACAGTCATGTGCAAACTCTGCCAAAAGACTGTTTCCGCGCCCGACGTGAAACTTGAAATGGTTGTgcactttaataaaaataaaaaaaaaagtttattttgataatactatttaaataactatgatgtggattaaaaaaatgtgaaggcTACTGTAGCTCTACCTCCACCACATCTGTCAGTTGATAGATTTATATTGCtaaactaaaatgtatttttctcatTTGTGACAGTTCAGTTAAATGTCACTTCAAAATAAAGTTGCAAAAAAAGTATGCAATGATATTTTTGTCAAACTTTTCAGAGAATAACTGAAAACGTACTTAATTGTGGGTGGTATATCGTGATATATATCGTTATCGTGATATAAAATAATCCATATCGTGATATATGATTTTTCCATATCGCCCAGCACTaatgcacacacagactgagGATTCACCCTACAGTGAGGCTGTTAGGAGCCCTGCTTCTGTACTTGTGAAATCACTGATGTACACAATCACACACGTAGACCTGCACCTGCTCATGTCCTTCTAGCATTTTCTGTCATGCTCACACCtttatgtgtgttttaatgGAGCAGGTTTAGACATGCCTTTCTCTTTgcagtcaacacacacacacacacacacactcagagacaCTCAGAGACAGACAGTGGGAATTGCTGTACTGATTTTATCAGCAGTTTTACCTGATAGCCATTACACAAAATATCACATCATGGAAAAATTCAAAATCATGGCGTAAACACAAGCTGCACATATTATTgtaatggtcattgtctctcACACTTCCCGTTCGGTCAAAACAAGCCCATTATAAAGAGGAAGCCCTTTTATTAATAGGGGAACATAGCATCATGTGTAATTTAATTCTCACTCACCTTCAGCAGTGGGAGATTCCTGAATGGTGTTCATTTAAATTCTGAAAGAAACCGCACAATACACTTCAAGTTGTCGCAATTCAGTACAGCATTTGTGCATTAAAGGTTAGGCTGTGGGAGCTCTTGTACGATCACCAGGTTCCCACAGTTGCCTGGCACACACTTAATTCATACAGCTGCTTAAGCTATAAGCAAATGGAACAGTCTATTATAAATTGCTTAATAGTGTGTTCTGCACTTGTGTGAGTAGTGAcactatttttatatgtttaataacatcaaattgtttaaaaatatttaattatttttttgctagGTAGGATTACTGGGACCCTTATATTTCAATAATAATGGGAATAATTgcccattttaaataaaaatgcatcgtGTAAACACCTCTAATCGGAAATAGTCTGAATGGAGAGAATTTTTAACCAGAGTGTTAAACTTTGATAATCTGCTCAgtaggtaaatattagccatgtaaacacttgagCAAATCATTTCCCTCTtgtctgtataaatatatactacctgtcaaaagtttgggcacagCTTCTAATTCCATGCCGTTTCctaattcttatttatttttacattgtagaacagtgctaaaggcgtccaaaaatatgcaataatctcatttgaacagttaatattaagaTTTGTCTGCTACTTTTGCTatataaagccttcataataACACTAAGGCcgaaggtgctgttaattggtgatgtttgaggctggtaactttaaatacactaaagttttggtcttgctttcctgggatggttttcatgagagccagttttatcatggtgcttgatggctTTTGCAAATGCAATACTTGACAACACTGAACTATTTCAGCTGACTTCtgggtcttaaaataacaactggctcttgttgttgttatgtaattacctaattccatatgtgttatttcatagttttggaaTCACCAGTAttattctagaatgtagaaaataaatcttgtgtttaaacctttgactggtactatatgcttttctttttttttcttttttttttttttggcgcaTGTTTGTCCCATATGGCGATTTTATTAGGTTACAGGAAGTACTGAAAAGGAAATTTTGCTTCCATTCCTAATTGGTAAAATCTGTTGAATGAACTCTCTTTAATTGTTTCAGCTATTCACACATAATAAAGCATCTAACCAGTCATACAAGAGActgatttttttgttatatttccgGTTATGTTATAGAATTTTTGCTATATTTTAGCTTGTTAAACGTTTCATAAAAGGGAGAACAACTTTGCAACTATCAAATAAGTTAGTATCTGATTGAATGCTTTGGGAATGTAAACACACGGCTTATCAGATCTGtgtgtccatgtaaacagttaagttTGGAAGGATTTTAGTTGTTGTCaagaaatattgtccatgtaaacataCCACTGCGAATGAATGTTTGTATGCAATAGGACTTGGATGTGTGTAGCTTAACCATTAGAAATGTGAATATGCATGAAGAGTGAATTAAGGTAACAATTAACCCTTTCTTTTATGAGATATTTAATTTCCTCTGCATCTTTACTTTTCTGGTTTGGCTAGAAAGCATTTAACTGTGAAACTTATTCAGCAAGCATGTCACATTAACACACCAGTCTAagtttaaaattagattttatatataaaacaggaagctaacacacgcactcactcacgcgcacacatgcatgcacaggtTCGAATGTCAGAACATCAGCATCATATGCTAAAGCAACTTTTAATAAGTCAATTGTTTAATCTACATCTGATTACGATGTCGTAATCTGGCTTTAGTTCAGTAATTCAGCAGAACGAAGCATATTTACTTGAAGAAAGTGTTTTTCATGTGTCTGTATTTTTTAGGGATTGCATAAGAAGTCCAGCAAGTGCGTACATATTAAATGTACTCACAAACTTACTGT
This genomic window contains:
- the ppp1r14bb gene encoding protein phosphatase 1, regulatory (inhibitor) subunit 14Bb — protein: MAAVTSPESSPQSRVYFQTPPGAEETETPARKQGRVTVKYDRKELRKRLNLEEWIIDQLTELYDCEEEAIPELEIDVDELLDMQNDEDRAARVKDLLVDCYKPTEDFVVELLDKIRGMQKLSTPQKK